In the genome of Brachypodium distachyon strain Bd21 chromosome 3, Brachypodium_distachyon_v3.0, whole genome shotgun sequence, the window ACATAAGCTAGGTATGTCGGCTTAGCGTTAGCCAAACCTGGAGATGCAGGCAAGATTACCTAAGCCGACCTGACTTCCTGTATCTCGGCTAGAACTGCCTCTGTCATCCCGGCTAGTGTtatgtcgtcatgaccctacccgaggtcatccccccgacagtTTGTCTTTTGGCAATAAGTAATACtgcttcaaaagaaaattgtaCAAGAGGCCTCGATTTGCACAGGGCCACCACAATTCTCATGTACGGCCCTGATCTGATCATACTCCATCTGAGACATaatatatactctctccgtccaataaaggatgtctcaattttgattaaatttgaatgcatctatacactaagtcatgtctagatacattcaaattttaacaaacttgagacatgttttgttggacggagggagtatcagaTTTTTTATTAACTTAGTATATAATTATACTAGATTTGacacacttattatggatcttgatataaaaaatataagaaAATAAATTGGTGGAAACGGAAGAGATATTGGCCcgttcctctctctctttttcttttagaaaaaGTTCCTCTCTCTTTTGTACTGGCACTTGGGAGCAGTTACATTTCTTTTAGGCCGTGGTTCAGCAACTACGGAGTGTTACTTACATATTCATGCAGCCAAGCAGAGTACAACTGTGCACTTCCACTGCTAGACATTAAAAACATACTCCCTtcaattcataaaaaatgtgaccattttgtaccaagttaagtataaattttgtactaagtggatatggatcggagggagtatgcaGAAATACTAgagcgcaaaaaaaaatcataccaAATTATGATTACTATAGGAGTAGTGTTTGCTTCAAATGGGGTCCGTAGGATCCATTCTAATCAAGATCGACTAATTTGCACCTCATAAATGTGACCcgccaaaaaattggtaatGACGGCCCTTTTAACAGCGTTATAAATATTCTTAACACATGGAAAATGCagccttttttttactttgacTACAAATATAAACATAGTAGAATATTTAGATTGCTTTAGAAAATATGTACATAAATAGATACTTATATCTTCGACTAACATATAATGCATATTTTTCAACAAACATAACCAATCGAAACATGTATATACGGCAAAGGAGGGAGGAACGATCACGTTATATGTTCACGCATTTTACGTGCGGGAGTTCTTGGTTGAGTGTGTGTGCAGACAAACGAGTGTGTGTGGCGTGTCAACCATTTCATTTCAAGCCCGTCTCCTCTCTAGAATTCACAGTAACTGAAACCGTAATACGGCAATTATTACTGCCCAAAGCAAAGCCTGTAACGCACGCCCAATTAAAGCAAAACCGTTTCACGCCCTTTCTGCTTCAGCTCCTCCTCTATATATGGAAACGGATGCATATTTCTTGCATGTAGTACCAAAGAATTTATTTATACTTAATCACAAGAAAGCAGCCCAAAGGCTAGTAGCTCAGagtctctcttctcttctgctTCATCAAAACatagagagaaagaaaaggtttCTTGCTCACAAGAAAGAGATGGCATCATCAACCACTGTCAGATTCATCTTCTGTGCTCTCATGCTACTGATGCACCGCACTACTTATGGTAAATCTACAGCCTCAACTTGTTCaaagattattatttttttagattcTGGCAGAAATTGTACTAGTCAAGATGGAACTTGCATATAATCCATGGCTACTTTGGTCTCTGGTCTAGTTTTTTTGGTTCATGGCTAAATTGTTCTGTGATctttcagcagcagcagcacgacgaGCACCAAACTTTCAGCAGAATCAGGTAAAGGCATTTGCTCCTGATCATCATCAGTACCTTTCCTCCTGGTATTTTGTTCTTGGCTTGTTTGTCAGCTGTTCTTGGATGGTTGCCTGACACCTGCAGGATGGCAAGACGTGGTGCGTCGCAAAGCCTTCGACTGGTGAGGACGCGCTGAGGGCCAACCTGGAGTTCGCCTGCTCCGAGAGCGACTGCAGCGCGATCCAGGGCACGGGGGGCTGCTCCCCCCTCTACGGTGGTGTGCTTCTGTCGAGGGCGTCAGTGGCGATGAACGCCTACTACCAGGCCAAGGGGAGGAACTCATGGAACTGCTTCTTCAACGGCACCGGCCTCATCGCCATCACTGACCCCAGTAAGCAAGCAGCCAGGCCTCAGATCAGATGCAGTTATTTCCTATTTGCTGAATCTTTGTGTGGTGCTGATTGCTTCCTTTTCCTGACTTCCTTGCAGGCCTAGGCACTTGCAAGTATGCATGAGTTGAGAGAGGATCACTGAAGCTGAGGAAATAAAAGGTTTATAGGGGATGTATTTGTGTGGTGTAGTGTTCTGTTTCCAGCATCAGAACTGCTAGAATTCAAATCAAATCTAGCTTGAGTGATATTTGGAGATGTCCATCGTATGTTTTTTCCTCATAGTAATATGATTTCCGTTCCACCCAGTCAAGGTTCTTTCAAGGTGAGTGTGAAATCTTTGCAAGTCCTAATTGCATGGTACTTTGGGCCTATGGCAGCGCTGTAATGAAGGAACGAGGCAAATGCAAATGACAAGAACCCAACCAAAATGTATGCACGAAAGAAATTTAATTATTGAAACTATTTCAGGGTAAAGTATGTTACGACATGGAACTTTAAGTCCTAATCCACCAAGTGCTTTTGGAATATCAATGCTCACAAGTTAAAACAACACAATATTTTCTACAAATCTAGCTGAGCGGCATTAGCAACTACAAGGGGCTAACACCAGAGCAAATGTTGGCATTCATGACACCTCCAACATGGGTTCAGTTGCCTGAAacaaagagaacaaaaaatgaaTGGGGGTCAGCAGAAGACCTACCTCAGTATGTAGGATAAATGGTGACCCTAAGTAAAACCTACAACTGAAAGCAAGCAACAACATAGTTCAAGAGTTTCTGATCAACAAGGAATGTTATGGTCCAAGATCCCAGCAGGATTGATAGGTGTTTCTCAAACAGTTTGGTGTTACAGGTCGCCATCCACTAGAACTACATGTTGAGGCCGACATACAGGAATCATTCGTTTCAAATCCTACTTGGCTTAGCAGTAAACAACAATTTATGGCTGTGTGCACCGaagatgcagaggccgggaggTTTTGCCTTCCTATTCGAAAAAAGAAACCAATAATTTAACTACAACTAAACAGGAACACATGGTACCATGCTTATTTCCTATGGAGACGAGAAGGTATACAGCTATATCGTCCCAATATGGTATCTTACTGAGCTCAAAGAagaacaacaataataattaGTAAACAATAAACTCGGTGTGTTAATCCCATATTGCAATAGAAACCAAACACAAAAACAATGCTGTGATAGCCTAGTTGACCATAGGAAGGAGTATAAAAGTTCGGATGGTTCACTGTCCGTTCTGTTGCCCCAAAACAATCCCATGCTGAAAACTCAATCACTAATTCCTCCAGACAAATGATGATGTTGATGATTATTGTATTGATATATTGAGGAAGGATGACATCCAAACTTACGTGCATATTACTAATCCGGCTTCTTCAAATTTATACAGTTGTCTGTAGCTTCATTAAACAACGTCTCAACTCGTCGCAATTCCAGTTCTGTGAAAGAACAAGATATGTAACAGATTAGTTGTGTATTTAATCAGATGTACCATGATACGAACTTCACATAAATGCAAAATATCCAGAATATTGCAAAGTATGTTACCAGCAGCTTCCAACTGTTTCTGAAGCTCCAATCCCAAAACTTCGTTCTCTGCCTGCACATTTGGAAGTTTATGTGATTTAGTTTATGggtgaaaaaaagaaggaaaatttGGTCCTTAGGCAATGCACTTGGTTGGCATTTGCAGAGATAAGCCCTAAAATCAATAATTTGCAGATGTGTACTGAAAAATGGTGGTTATTTGCTTGAACATATCAAATAGAGCCCACTTTTTCTAAGAACAAGTATTATGAGAGGTCACGCTATCAAGCATCTGCTTTGCCTTGGTTTAAATTTTAGAATGATAAACGTTCAATTCTAGCATTCAGAGATAAATGTTTCAGGGGCACAGGTCTAAGTGGCTAAGTCTATGAAACACCATGCCCAAGCAGAACAAACAAGAGGAAGATACCATGTAGTACAAAGATAGTACCATATACTAAAACAGGTTTAACTGTCAGCACTCAGCAGCAGATCGAGCAAAACTACATCTAGAGTCAGAATAGCAACTCGCAGTTGGAAAATACTTGTTGTTGGGGTTGTATGGTTAAGACTTGAGAATACTTTTTCTGTAGGTTTGGCTCTGCTGCATTCCAGTAAAATGTGAATTTAAATGTGAAAATATGGTTTAGTACTTTACTTCCACTTTTTCCGTCATGAAGGGATTGAAACTCAGAAAATATGGTTAGGTACACTTTTGTTCAAAGGCAGCAAGTGCATAATTCGTTGTGTAGCTAGTTCTATAAGAAGTTAGCCATGTCCACTCATCATAATATACTTCTCAGTAAACTAATTTGATATGATAAGCGTGATACACACCTGGAGttcttcaattcttttcaTCTGATCATCTTCTGATGATAATGGCAATGCCGCAACAAGAGCATCGAACTGCATGAAAGGGGCAATATTTCTTCCATCGTGAGAACAATATCGAAAGTAGAACCAGGAGCACATTTCATAAACAGTTTGGTCTCTTCCACGAATAATAAAACTGTGCCTCGTGTTTGTGTAACATACATGGAAAATGGTGTGGCATCTTCATATGCGACAATGACTGAACTAAAATATACACAATTGCTGAAGATACATAATTTTCAGCTCCACGCAGAGCACAAAAAGGAGAGTAAAATGAGCACAATACAACATATTGCAAGGAACAAATATGCTGATCAGAATGTGCATGTAAGACAAGACATGGACATGTTGCCATAGGAAGTGATCTAGCTCTGCTACTCAAATGACAAAAAACCCTATGAAATTCCATTCCACGAGTAATTGTCTAGCAAGCACAACACAGAAGAACACACAGAGGAACATTCACATTGATCATCAAGTAGCTCAGCCAGACCCAATCAATCCTTTGCGGCCATAGACCTGACATGTAAATGTCCATGTAGGTAGGAAAGCATGAACTATATACAGCGTCAAGTCATCCTTACAAACAATCACACCAAAAGATGGAGATTGATGGAGGcatacacaaaaataaaaattacaggaTAGGCACAGAAGAATCCTACGCGCATTAGCTCATTCCAACCAGCAAGGGCAGGTGGGAATTCCGTCGAGCAGGCAGGCAGAGTACAATGTAATGTGAGTGTGGGGAAAGGCGAATAGGACGATTCCCTGACGCGCATACCTTCTTGGCGGCGAGCACGAGCGCGTGGCTCATGGCCTTGGGTTGCTCGGCGAGGTCGAGCGCTGGCTGGGGCTGCGGTGGAGGAGCTGgtaccgccggcgccggtgaggccgccgccgcaccgggcgcgggcgcggcggggtCCTCGGGGCTAGGGTTCGGGTTGAGCGGGTCCGGGTAGCTGGTGGAGAGGCGCACGGGCGGCGCGTCCCGCTGCAGCGTGCCGAAGGTGTTGACGGCCACCATGGCCATCTCGTTGAGCTGCTCCTGCAGCTGCGAGATGATGTCCATGGCTTGGCTCGGCTGAATTCCTCTCTCCTTCtgtctcttcttccttcctcctccgcatCCCCTGTTCTTCTGAAACTAACGGCTTATTTGGGCTGGGCCGTGTTGCCAGTAGTGCCCACATTATCGGCCCGGCATAAGCCCATCCGCCAAGGCCCACTGTGACACATCTGAAAGCGGGGTAGGTGGGAAACCTCGAAAATTTAAAACGTTTAACAATAATTCTAATATAATTATTTCCTAATTATATACCAAATGAATGGACGAAATGAAAAATATGACCATTAGTCCATTTTTTTGACTGGGTCCAAGGTTACTACGCGCCTGGAGGATTATTACGAAATCTGAAAAGCGATTCAAAATTGCTCAAAATTTCACTTAGCGGGCTTAAGCTAGCAAACCACTTTCTTTATATAGGGCATGCCCTCGTCTACCCTAGGCAAAACCAAGCCTGGAATTGAAGTCCTCTCACGCGCTAGCCTCCAAAGCCCGATCCAGCGATCGGAACGGAACCCTTGCACCATGGCCGGCgggaagaagcagaagaagccGAGGAACGCCGCCCCCGCCAGCCCCCGGAGGCAGATCGTGCTCGCGCTCCCCGCCCCGGGGCAGTTCGGGAGGCCGATCCAAGAGCCCGCCCCAGCGCCAGATGCGGCACCTGtcgttgcggcggcggcggagcccgagCGCGGTTCCCAGGAGAAGCagcagaaggaggaggaggaggaggtgacgTTCGAGCAGAAGCACGATGAGTTccgtgaggcggcggcggacctgGCGGCGGATTTCGGCGTCGACGTGAACGCCTACATCTTCCTC includes:
- the LOC100826881 gene encoding major pollen allergen Ole e 10 isoform X1 — protein: MASSTTVRFIFCALMLLMHRTTYAAAARRAPNFQQNQDGKTWCVAKPSTGEDALRANLEFACSESDCSAIQGTGGCSPLYGGVLLSRASVAMNAYYQAKGRNSWNCFFNGTGLIAITDPSLGTCKYA
- the LOC100826881 gene encoding major pollen allergen Ole e 10 isoform X2, which translates into the protein MASSTTVRFIFCALMLLMHRTTYAAARRAPNFQQNQDGKTWCVAKPSTGEDALRANLEFACSESDCSAIQGTGGCSPLYGGVLLSRASVAMNAYYQAKGRNSWNCFFNGTGLIAITDPSLGTCKYA
- the LOC100827181 gene encoding mediator of RNA polymerase II transcription subunit 21, translated to MDIISQLQEQLNEMAMVAVNTFGTLQRDAPPVRLSTSYPDPLNPNPSPEDPAAPAPGAAAASPAPAVPAPPPQPQPALDLAEQPKAMSHALVLAAKKFDALVAALPLSSEDDQMKRIEELQAENEVLGLELQKQLEAAELELRRVETLFNEATDNCINLKKPD